The following proteins are encoded in a genomic region of Arachis stenosperma cultivar V10309 chromosome 4, arast.V10309.gnm1.PFL2, whole genome shotgun sequence:
- the LOC130974048 gene encoding uncharacterized protein LOC130974048 yields MYMAYGWPQVIPLEQGVCSSAPKIVYLKIINRLLLVVSPTHFELWSSSQHRLRLGKYKRDSYSLQKEGENLQAVWSPDGKLIAILTSSFFLHIFKVQLSDKRIHIGGKQPSALCLAAISLLLSEQVPFTGKDLSMSNIVCDNKYLLLGLSDGSLYSMSWKGEFYGAFQFDRCPPASFEDSQIPLSVENGLSPKGHPKVLVSNHVTPKSEISQLELCLPLRLLFVLYSDGQLVSCSISKKGLKQVDCIKAEKRLGSGDAVCASVAIGQQILAVGTRRGTVELYDLADSGSHIRTVSLYDWGYSMDDTGPVSCIAWTPDNSAFAVGWKLRGLTVWSVSGCRLMSTIRQIGLSSVSSPIAKPNHDCKYEPLMGGTSLMQWDEYGYRLYAIEGESSGRIISFSFGKCCLSRGVSDSRQVIYGEDRLLIVQSEETDELKMLHLKLPVSYISQNWPVQHVAASQDGMYLAVAGLHGLILYDIRLKRWRVFGDVTQEQKIQCKGLLWLGKIVVVCNYLVSSNTYELLFYPRYHLDQSSLLYRKPLLAQPMVMDVYQDYVLVTYRPFDVHIFHVKLFGDLSPSGNPDLQLSAVRELSIMTAKSHPAAMRFIPDQIPRDSISNNYISSSSDSLRREPARCLILRANGELSLLDLDDGRERNLTDSVELFWVTCGQSEDKTNLIEEVSWLDYGHRGMQVWYPSPGANSFKQEDFLQLDPELEFDREVYPLGLLPNAGVVVGVSQRMSFSAGSEFPCFEPSPQAQTILHCLLRHLLQRDKIEEALRLADLSAEKPHFSHCLEWLLFTVFEADISRPNANKNQLSVPKHAKRSLLEKTCDLIRNFPEYLDVVVSVARKTDGRHWADLFSAAGRSTELFEECFQRRWYRTAACYILVIAKLEGPAVSQYCALRLLQATLDESLYELAGELVRFLLRSGREYDQASSDSDKLSPRFLGYFLFRSSERKQSLDKSGSFKEQSAHITSVKNILENHASYLMSGKELSKLVAFVKGTQFDLVEYLQRERYGSARLENFASGLELISQKLQMETLQSRLDADFLLAHMCSVKFKEWIVVLATLLRRSEVLFDLFQHDVRLWKAYSITLQSHPTFVEYQDLLEDLEQKLSSISNREE; encoded by the exons atgtaTATGGCATATGGGTGGCCTCAGGTGATCCCTCTTGAGCAGGGAGTATGTTCCTCCGCCCCGAAAATCGTGTACCTCAAAATCATCAACCGTTTGTTACTTGTTGTATCCCCAACTCACTTTGAACTATGGAGTTCTTCCCAG CATAGATTGAGATTGGGGAAGTACAAGAGAGATTCGTATTCTTTGCAAAAGGAAGGGGAAAACTTGCAGGCCGTGTGGAGCCCTGATGGCAAATTAATCGCCATTCTT acatcttctttctttcttcacatttttaaggtcCAGCTTTCAGATAAACGGATACACATTGGAGGGAAGCAACCCTCTGCTTTGTGCCTAGCTGCTATATCCCTTCTGCTTTCCGAGCAAGTTCCTTTCACAGGAAAGGATTTGTCCAT GAGCAATATTGTTTGTGATAATAAATACTTGCTGCTTGGACTTTCTGATGGAAGTTTATATAGTATGTCTTGGAAGGGGGAG TTCTATGGGGCTTTTCAATTTGATCGATGTCCTCCAGCTAGCTTTGAAGATTCTCAAATACCACTTTCTGTAGAGAATGGTCTTTCTCCTAAAGGTCACCCAAAGGTTCTTGTGTCCAACCATGTTACTCCAAAGTCTGAAATCAGCCAACTAGAACTTTGTCTTCCATTGAGGTTGCTGTTTGTCTTGTATTCTGATGGGCAACTTGTCTCATGTTCCATAAGTAAGAAAGGTTTAAAGCAGGTTGATTGCATTAAAGCAGAAAAGAGATTGGGATCTGGTGATGCTGTATGCGCTTCAGTAGCCATTGGACAGCAAATTCTTGCTGTAGGTACCAGAAGAGGAACAGTTGAGTTATATGATTTGGCTGATTCAGGATCACATATACGCACAGTCTCTTTGTATGATTGGGG ATATTCAATGGATGACACCGGCCCTGTTAGTTGCATTGCTTGGACACCCGATAATTCTGCTTTTGCAGTTGGTTGGAAGTTAAGGGGGCTCACAGTTTGGTCTGTCTCTGGGTGTCGCTTGATGTCAACAATCCGACAAATAGGTTTAAGTTCTGTATCTTCTCCAATTGCTAAGCCAAACCATGATTGTAAGTATGAGCCATTGATGGGTGGTACCTCACTAATGCAGTGGGATGAATATGGGTATAGACTATATGCTATTGAGGGGGAATCTTCAGGGAGAATTATTTCATTCTCTTTTGGAAAATGCTGTCTTAGCAGAGGTGTTTCAGACAGCCGACAAGTGATTTATGGGGAAGACCGCTTACTTATTGTGCAGTCTGAAGAGACCGATGAACTCAAAATGCTCCATCTTAAACTTCCA GTTTCTTATATTTCCCAAAACTGGCCTGTACAACATGTGGCAGCTAGTCAGGATGGAATGTACTTAGCTGTTGCTGGCCTCCATGGTTTGATACTCTATGATATACGTCTGAAAAGATGGAGAGTATTTGGAGATGTTACCCAGGAACAAAAGATTCAGTGCAAGGGATTGTTATGGCTGGGGAAGATTGTTGTTGTCTGCAACTATCTTGTTTCTTCTAACAC GTATGAATTGCTcttttatccaagatatcaccttGATCAAAGTTCATTGCTCTATCGGAAACCATTGCTTGCCCAACCTATGGTGATGGATGTGTACCAAGATTATGTATTGGTTACTTATAGACCATTTGATGTCCACATATTCCATGTGAAATTGTTTGGTGACTTATCTCCTTCGGGAAATCCTGATCTACAG CTTTCTGCAGTACGAGAACTTTCAATTATGACTGCCAAGAGCCATCCTGCAGCAATGCGATTCATTCCTGATCAAATTCCAAGAGATTCTATCTCAAACAACTATATTTCATCTTCATCAGATTCGTTAAGAAGAGAGCCAGCAAG ATGTTTGATATTGAGAGCCAATGGGGAACTTTCACTTCTTGATTTGGATGACGGACGTGAGAGGAATCTTACTGATTCAGTTGAACTATTTTGGGTTACCTGTGGCCAGTCTGAGGATAAAACAAATTTGATTGAAGAAGTTTCATGGTTAGATTATGGTCATCGAGGCATGCAG GTTTGGTATCCATCTCCAGGTGCTAATTCTTTTAAGCAGGAGGACTTCTTGCAG TTGGATCCGGAGCTGGAGTTTGATCGCGAAGTATACCCTCTAGGACTTCTTCCAAATGCTGGTGTAGTAGTTGGCGTTTCTCAGAGAATGTCATTTTCAGCTGGTTCAGAATTTCCATGTTTTGAGCCATCTCCTCAAGCACAAACAATATTGCACTGTTTGCTGCGTCATCTTCTTCAG AGGGACAAAATTGAAGAAGCTTTAAGGCTGGCAGATTTATCAGCTGAGAAGCCTCATTTTTCACATTGTCTAGAGTGGCTTCTTTTTACGGTATTTGAAGCAGATATATCCAG GCCTAATGCAAACAAGAACCAGCTCTCAGTTCCCAAACATGCCAAAAGATCGCTTTTGGAGAAAACCTGTGATCTTATCAGGAATTTTCCAGAGTACCTTGATGTTGTTGTAAGTGTTGCAAGAAAAACTGATGGTCGTCATTGGGCAGATTTGTTCTCAGCAGCTGGCAGATCAACAGA aTTGTTTGAGGAATGCTTTCAACGTAGATGGTATCGCACTGCAGCTTGCTATATATTG GTGATTGCTAAACTTGAGGGTCCTGCTGTTAGTCAGTACTGTGCTTTGCGGTTATTACAG GCAACACTTGATGAATCTCTGTATGAGCTTGCTGGAGAACTG GTAAGGTTCTTGCTCAGATCTGGCAGGGAGTACGATCAGGCATCAAGTGATTCAGATAAATTATCCCCCAGATTTTTAGgatattttctttttcgttctAGTGAGAGGAAGCAGTCATTGGATAAAAG TGGCTCATTCAAGGAGCAAAGTGCTCATATTACCTCTGTTAAGAATATTTTAGAAAACCATGCTAGTTACCTGATGTCCGGGAAAGAGCTCTCGAAGCTTGTTGCATTTGTAAAAGGCACTCAGTTTGATTTAGTG GAGTATCTACAACGCGAAAGATATGGGAGTGCTAGGTTGGAGAATTTTGCTTCAGGGCTTGAACTAATAAGCCAAAAG CTTCAAATGGAAACGTTACAGAGCCGGTTGGATGCAGACTTTCTCCTGGCTCATATGTGCTCTGTAAAGTTCAAAGAATGGATAGTTGTTCTTGCTACCCTATTAAGACGATCTGAG GTGCTTTTCGACTTGTTCCAACATGATGTTCGGCTATGGAAAGCATACAGCATCACGCTCCAG TCACACCCAACATTTGTTGAATATCAAGATTTACTTGAAGACCTTGAACAGAAACTATCATCAATTTCAAATAGGGAAGAATAA